The following proteins are co-located in the Agromyces laixinhei genome:
- a CDS encoding helicase HerA-like domain-containing protein codes for MVDDAVKQAQEAADAAAEAAKALQAQAVEAIRKAEEAAALAKAAAEAATDGSAPADPDAPATDAPATDAPATEAPAAEASGPLDAAQIEVIRSGYALQGAALEIGALVNGEALPDVPVRIPLAMTNRHGLVAGATGTGKTRTLQVLAEQLSAAGVAVFAADIKGDLSGIATPGEGSEKLLARTAGIGQEWTPASFPTEFYSLGGVGRGVPIRATISGFGPLLLSKALGLNETQESSLGLVFHYANTNNLALLDLEDLRAVLAYLVSDEGKPELEGLGGLSKATVGVILRELITFADQGADVFFGEPEIDTAEFLRVASDGRGVISLLEVPGVADKPALYSTFLMWLLADLFSDLPEVGDLDQPKLVFFFDEAHLLFADASKDFLAQITQTVRLIRSKGVGVFFVTQTPKDVPADVLAQLGSRVQHQLRAFTPDDAKALRATVSTYPKSGYDLEEALTQLGTGEAIVTVMNEKGAPSPVAWTRLRAPQASMSPSPDAVIDAAVAESPLLVKYGTGIDRESAHEILTKKLADAAAKVDAEEAAKAKAKAEAEFEKMQAKIAADAAKADKKAGAEYDRLMKQTSGAARSRSSRSKEKSALEQVLGSRTTRNVITSVITGIFGMAKRR; via the coding sequence ATGGTCGATGACGCGGTGAAGCAGGCACAGGAGGCGGCCGACGCGGCCGCCGAGGCGGCGAAGGCACTGCAGGCGCAGGCCGTTGAGGCGATCCGCAAGGCCGAGGAGGCCGCCGCGCTCGCGAAGGCTGCGGCCGAAGCGGCGACGGATGGCTCGGCCCCGGCTGATCCCGACGCGCCGGCCACCGACGCGCCGGCCACCGACGCCCCGGCCACCGAAGCGCCGGCCGCCGAAGCATCCGGCCCCCTCGATGCGGCCCAGATCGAGGTGATCCGCAGCGGCTATGCGCTGCAGGGCGCCGCGCTCGAGATCGGCGCCCTCGTCAACGGAGAGGCGCTGCCCGACGTGCCGGTGCGCATCCCGCTCGCGATGACGAACCGGCACGGGCTCGTGGCGGGTGCGACCGGCACGGGCAAGACCCGCACGCTGCAGGTGCTCGCGGAACAGCTCTCGGCGGCCGGCGTCGCCGTCTTCGCCGCCGACATCAAGGGCGACCTCTCGGGAATCGCAACCCCGGGGGAGGGCAGCGAGAAGCTGCTCGCTCGCACGGCCGGCATCGGCCAGGAGTGGACGCCGGCGAGCTTCCCGACCGAGTTCTACTCCCTCGGCGGGGTCGGCCGGGGCGTGCCCATTCGGGCGACGATCTCGGGCTTCGGGCCGCTGCTGCTGTCGAAGGCCCTCGGACTCAACGAGACCCAGGAATCGAGTCTCGGCCTCGTCTTCCACTACGCGAACACGAACAACCTCGCCCTGCTCGATCTCGAAGACCTGCGGGCGGTGCTCGCCTACCTCGTCAGCGACGAGGGCAAGCCAGAGCTCGAGGGCCTCGGCGGGCTGTCGAAGGCGACCGTCGGCGTGATCCTTCGTGAACTCATCACCTTCGCAGACCAGGGCGCCGACGTCTTCTTCGGCGAACCCGAGATCGACACGGCCGAGTTCCTGCGCGTGGCATCCGACGGGCGCGGTGTCATCAGCCTGCTCGAGGTGCCGGGCGTCGCCGACAAGCCGGCGCTGTACTCGACGTTCCTCATGTGGCTGCTCGCCGACCTCTTCTCCGACCTGCCTGAGGTGGGCGACCTCGACCAGCCGAAGCTCGTCTTCTTCTTCGACGAGGCGCACCTGCTCTTCGCCGACGCGTCGAAGGACTTCCTCGCTCAGATCACGCAGACCGTGCGGCTCATCCGATCGAAGGGCGTCGGGGTCTTCTTCGTGACTCAGACGCCGAAGGACGTGCCGGCCGACGTGCTCGCCCAGCTCGGCTCCCGAGTGCAACACCAGCTGCGCGCCTTCACCCCCGACGACGCGAAGGCGCTGCGCGCGACCGTGTCGACGTATCCGAAATCCGGCTACGACCTCGAAGAGGCGCTCACCCAGCTCGGCACGGGCGAGGCGATCGTCACGGTCATGAACGAGAAGGGAGCCCCGAGTCCCGTCGCGTGGACGCGACTCCGGGCGCCGCAGGCGTCGATGTCGCCGTCGCCCGACGCCGTGATCGACGCGGCCGTCGCCGAGTCGCCCCTGCTCGTGAAATACGGCACCGGCATCGACCGGGAGTCGGCGCACGAGATTCTGACGAAGAAGCTCGCGGATGCCGCGGCGAAGGTCGACGCCGAAGAGGCCGCGAAGGCGAAGGCGAAGGCGGAGGCCGAGTTCGAGAAGATGCAGGCGAAGATCGCAGCGGATGCGGCGAAGGCCGACAAGAAGGCGGGGGCCGAGTACGACCGGCTGATGAAGCAGACCTCGGGCGCCGCACGATCGCGTTCCTCCCGCTCGAAGGAGAAGTCGGCCCTCGAGCAGGTGCTCGGATCGAGGACGACGCGCAACGTCATCACGAGTGTCATCACCGGTATCTTCGGCATGGCCAAGCGTCGGTGA
- the pta gene encoding phosphate acetyltransferase: protein MAHRIYICSAEGNTGKSTVALGTLDTLTRRATRVGVFRPIARSTAERDYVLELLLAHEGVVPIDYDDAVGVSYDDVHVDPEGALATIVRRFKAVEDRCDAVVVIGSDFTDVGSPTELAYNARIAANIGAPVLLVLGGRVSHGQGSSRTERLGYSDARTPEALAQLTELAVEELEREHASLLGIVVNRADPDRLPEIVEAIARAPYVEASLRQIQGGAGPHQDTVVAAWAIPEDPYLVAPSMLAIMNAVDGTLHAGDPELLNREALGAIIAAMSMENILTHLTEGAVVVVPGDRSEVLLGVLTAHASATFPSLSGIVLNGGFPIAEQVERLVDGLKAGLPIIRTELSSYDTALAITHTRGRLAADSQRKRDTALALFETHVDGQALLDLLEVRRPEVVTPLMFEYELLERARQQRRRIVLPEGYDDRVLRAAATLLSRDVADLTILGEEIEVRSRALSLGLDISKAEVLSNHDFVHVARFAEEYQRRRAHKGVTLEQARETVQDVSYFGTMMVELGLADGMVSGAAHTTAHTIRPSFEVIKTKPGVEVVSSVFLMALADRVLVYGDCAIVPDPTAEQLADIAISSAETAAQFGIEPRIAMLSYSTGESGFGADVDKVRRATALVRERAPQLAVEGPIQYDAAADAAVARTKLPESQVAGRATVFIFPDLNTGNNTYKAVQRSSGAVAIGPVLQGLRKPINDLSRGALVQDIVNTVAITAIQAADAS from the coding sequence GTGGCGCACCGCATCTACATCTGTTCGGCAGAGGGCAACACGGGCAAATCCACCGTGGCACTCGGCACCCTCGACACCCTGACCCGCAGGGCGACCCGGGTGGGGGTGTTTCGCCCCATCGCACGCTCGACGGCCGAACGCGACTACGTGCTCGAACTGCTGCTCGCCCACGAGGGTGTCGTCCCCATCGACTACGACGACGCGGTCGGCGTGAGCTACGACGACGTGCACGTCGACCCCGAGGGCGCCCTCGCGACGATCGTGCGGAGGTTCAAGGCCGTCGAAGACCGGTGCGACGCGGTCGTCGTCATCGGTTCGGACTTCACGGATGTCGGGAGTCCGACCGAACTCGCCTACAACGCGCGCATCGCGGCGAACATCGGCGCCCCGGTGCTGCTCGTGCTCGGCGGCAGGGTGAGCCATGGGCAGGGGAGCAGCCGCACCGAGCGGCTCGGCTATTCCGACGCGCGCACCCCCGAGGCGCTCGCCCAGCTCACGGAGCTCGCCGTCGAGGAACTCGAGCGCGAGCACGCGAGCCTGCTCGGTATCGTCGTGAACCGGGCCGACCCCGATCGGCTTCCCGAGATCGTCGAGGCGATCGCCCGGGCCCCGTACGTCGAGGCGTCGCTTCGACAGATTCAGGGCGGCGCCGGGCCGCATCAGGACACCGTGGTCGCCGCATGGGCGATTCCTGAAGACCCCTACCTCGTCGCCCCCTCGATGCTCGCCATCATGAACGCGGTCGACGGAACCCTGCATGCCGGCGATCCCGAATTGCTCAACCGCGAAGCGCTCGGGGCCATCATCGCCGCGATGTCGATGGAGAACATCCTCACGCATCTCACCGAGGGCGCTGTGGTCGTCGTGCCGGGAGACCGCAGCGAGGTGCTGCTCGGCGTGCTCACGGCGCACGCGAGTGCGACCTTCCCGTCGTTGTCCGGCATCGTGCTGAACGGCGGCTTCCCGATCGCCGAGCAGGTCGAGCGCCTCGTCGACGGACTGAAGGCCGGGCTGCCGATCATCCGCACCGAACTCTCCAGTTACGACACCGCGCTCGCGATCACCCACACGCGGGGCCGGCTCGCGGCGGACTCGCAGCGAAAGCGCGACACGGCGCTCGCCCTCTTCGAGACGCACGTCGACGGCCAGGCGCTGCTCGACCTGCTCGAGGTCAGACGGCCCGAGGTCGTGACGCCGCTCATGTTCGAGTACGAGCTGCTCGAGCGCGCACGGCAGCAACGACGACGCATCGTGCTGCCCGAGGGGTACGACGACCGAGTGCTGCGTGCTGCGGCGACACTGCTGTCTCGAGACGTCGCCGACCTCACGATCCTCGGCGAAGAGATCGAGGTGCGCTCCCGTGCGCTCAGCCTCGGCCTCGACATCTCGAAGGCCGAGGTGCTCTCCAACCACGACTTCGTGCATGTCGCCCGCTTCGCGGAGGAGTACCAGCGCCGGCGTGCACACAAGGGCGTCACGCTCGAGCAGGCGCGAGAGACGGTGCAAGACGTGTCGTACTTCGGCACCATGATGGTCGAGCTCGGTCTGGCCGACGGCATGGTCTCCGGTGCCGCGCACACCACGGCGCACACGATCCGCCCGTCGTTCGAGGTCATCAAGACGAAGCCCGGCGTCGAGGTCGTCTCGAGCGTGTTCCTGATGGCGCTCGCCGATCGGGTGCTCGTCTACGGCGATTGCGCGATCGTGCCCGATCCGACCGCCGAGCAGCTCGCCGACATCGCGATCTCGTCGGCCGAGACGGCGGCGCAGTTCGGCATCGAGCCGCGCATCGCGATGCTCTCGTACTCGACGGGCGAATCCGGCTTCGGCGCCGACGTCGACAAGGTGCGGCGCGCCACCGCACTCGTGCGCGAGCGAGCCCCCCAGCTCGCGGTCGAGGGGCCGATCCAATACGACGCCGCGGCCGATGCCGCGGTCGCCCGCACGAAACTTCCCGAGTCGCAGGTCGCTGGGCGTGCGACGGTCTTCATCTTCCCCGACCTCAACACCGGCAACAACACGTACAAGGCGGTGCAGCGCTCCTCGGGCGCGGTCGCGATCGGGCCCGTGCTGCAGGGCCTCAGAAAACCCATCAACGACCTCTCTCGCGGCGCCCTCGTGCAAGACATCGTGAACACCGTGGCGATCACGGCGATCCAGGCGGCGGATGCCTCATGA
- a CDS encoding acetate/propionate family kinase, whose amino-acid sequence MSVVLVINSGSSSLKYQLIEVEASQTLASGLIERIGRGVGHSRHDSLGSTWDAAVEVADHEGAFAVMLEAFAAHGPSLEAHAPIAIGHRVVQGGARFIEPTVITPLVKINIDELSALAPLHNPANLEGIEAAQRAFPDVPHVAVFDTAFHQTMPPAAYTYAIDRKLAEKHRIRRYGFHGTSHRFVSRAAADFLERPVDELRMIVLHLGNGASACAVAEGRSVETSMGMTPLEGLVMGTRSGDIDPAVLLHLERRAGFDADGLDDLLNTKSGILGLSGHADMRDLVASRATGDAAATLALEVYAHRVRAYVGAYAAQLGRVDAIAFTAGVGENSSEVRELSLAGLEGFGVELDPERNRVRGTHARRISTDASKTAVLVVPTNEELEIARQTLELVGA is encoded by the coding sequence ATGAGCGTCGTTCTCGTCATCAACTCGGGCTCGTCGTCGCTGAAGTACCAGCTCATCGAGGTCGAGGCCTCGCAGACGCTCGCGAGCGGGCTCATCGAACGCATCGGCCGGGGCGTGGGGCACTCCAGGCACGACAGCCTCGGTTCCACCTGGGATGCAGCGGTCGAGGTCGCCGACCACGAGGGCGCCTTCGCGGTGATGCTCGAGGCGTTCGCCGCGCACGGCCCGTCGCTCGAGGCCCATGCGCCGATCGCGATCGGACACCGCGTCGTGCAGGGCGGTGCGCGATTCATCGAACCCACCGTGATCACGCCGCTCGTGAAGATCAACATCGATGAGCTCTCGGCACTGGCACCGCTGCACAACCCCGCGAACCTCGAGGGCATCGAGGCGGCGCAGCGCGCGTTTCCCGACGTGCCGCACGTCGCCGTCTTCGACACGGCATTCCACCAGACCATGCCGCCCGCGGCATACACGTACGCGATCGACCGCAAGCTCGCAGAGAAGCACCGCATCCGCCGATACGGGTTCCACGGCACCTCGCACCGCTTCGTCTCGCGGGCGGCGGCGGATTTCCTCGAACGCCCCGTCGACGAGCTCCGCATGATCGTGCTGCACCTCGGCAACGGGGCATCGGCCTGTGCGGTCGCCGAGGGGCGCTCCGTCGAGACGAGCATGGGCATGACCCCGCTCGAGGGGCTCGTGATGGGCACCCGTTCCGGCGACATCGACCCCGCGGTGCTGTTGCATCTCGAGCGACGGGCGGGTTTCGACGCCGACGGGCTCGACGACCTGCTGAACACGAAGAGCGGCATCCTCGGCCTGAGCGGACACGCCGACATGCGCGACCTCGTCGCCTCGCGTGCGACGGGGGATGCCGCCGCGACGCTCGCCCTCGAGGTCTACGCGCACCGTGTGCGCGCGTATGTCGGCGCCTACGCCGCGCAACTCGGCCGGGTCGACGCGATCGCGTTCACGGCAGGAGTCGGCGAGAACTCGTCTGAGGTTCGCGAACTCTCGCTCGCGGGGCTCGAGGGCTTCGGCGTCGAACTCGACCCCGAGCGAAACCGCGTGCGGGGCACGCACGCCCGGCGCATCTCGACGGATGCCTCGAAGACGGCCGTGCTCGTCGTGCCGACGAATGAGGAGCTCGAGATCGCCCGCCAGACACTGGAGCTCGTCGGCGCCTGA
- a CDS encoding ArsR/SmtB family transcription factor, translating to MAEPGSSIDLHDAGPMRALAHPLRLKILGLLRVDGPQSVGQLAEATGAASGSVSYHLATLAKHGFIVPAPEFERDGRERWWQAAHEWTSLSSAEFLGDPDRYEASEALRRAVLESSHRELQEALAAEHTLEPEWVAASDSSDGAAHLTLEEFRELTADLAAVREKWMVRGRAAKPGTRIVRWMTHTFARPER from the coding sequence ATGGCAGAACCCGGAAGTTCGATCGACCTGCACGATGCGGGCCCGATGCGCGCGCTCGCGCACCCGCTGCGACTGAAGATCCTCGGCCTGCTCCGCGTCGACGGCCCGCAGTCGGTGGGGCAGCTCGCCGAGGCGACTGGCGCGGCATCCGGCTCGGTGAGCTACCACCTCGCGACCCTCGCGAAGCACGGCTTCATCGTTCCGGCACCGGAGTTCGAGCGAGACGGCCGCGAACGGTGGTGGCAGGCCGCTCACGAGTGGACGAGCCTGTCGTCTGCCGAGTTCCTGGGCGATCCCGACCGCTACGAGGCATCCGAGGCACTGAGGCGGGCGGTGCTCGAGTCGTCGCACCGCGAACTGCAGGAAGCGCTCGCCGCCGAGCACACCCTCGAGCCCGAGTGGGTCGCGGCATCCGACTCGAGTGACGGTGCGGCCCACCTCACGCTCGAGGAGTTCCGCGAACTCACCGCCGATCTCGCGGCCGTTCGCGAGAAGTGGATGGTGCGGGGCCGTGCGGCGAAGCCGGGCACCCGCATCGTGCGATGGATGACCCACACGTTCGCCAGGCCCGAACGATGA
- a CDS encoding MFS transporter produces MDDPHVRQARTMSEAAVLAERVEGSRASRRRLPISALFTAQFFSLSGNAIALIAIPIIALAQTGSPLAAGVAGVFATVPLVIGGALGGVLVDRFGYRVSSIVADVASALTVIAIPVLSATVGLPFGVLLALVFLGGLLDPPGDTAKTVLVPDLAEVARMPLARAAGVQATVQRTASMVGAGAAGVLVAFIGATPALVVDAAGFAVSAVLVACFVPRRAATSAAAIGDGDRAKGGFIAGIRFIAASPLLRVIVLLVTLTNAIDVAGMTVLKPVYATEVLGEPATLGFMLGCFAAGALSGSALFGAFGHRFSGRLMFASCFVLGGVPPYLTMAIGAPLPVLLTVLALSGLAAGAINPMISTAMYGQVPDGMRARVFGAMTAGVAASMPLGALLGGLAVEQFGLVPTLAVCAGIYLALASSPLYLGSFAGLAAARRESADPRIGVDAD; encoded by the coding sequence ATGGATGACCCACACGTTCGCCAGGCCCGAACGATGAGCGAGGCCGCGGTGCTCGCCGAGCGAGTCGAGGGGAGCCGTGCATCGCGCCGGCGCCTGCCGATCTCCGCGCTGTTCACCGCGCAGTTCTTCTCGCTGTCGGGCAATGCGATCGCCCTCATCGCGATCCCGATCATCGCCCTGGCCCAGACCGGATCACCGCTCGCGGCGGGCGTCGCCGGGGTCTTCGCGACCGTGCCGCTCGTGATCGGCGGCGCCCTCGGCGGCGTGCTCGTCGACCGGTTCGGCTACCGCGTCTCCAGCATCGTGGCCGACGTCGCGAGTGCGCTCACCGTGATCGCGATCCCGGTGCTCAGCGCCACCGTCGGCCTGCCGTTCGGCGTGCTGCTCGCGTTGGTGTTCCTCGGCGGCCTGCTCGACCCGCCGGGCGACACTGCGAAGACGGTGCTCGTGCCCGATCTCGCCGAGGTCGCGCGGATGCCGCTCGCCCGCGCGGCGGGAGTGCAGGCGACTGTGCAGCGCACCGCGTCAATGGTCGGCGCGGGCGCTGCAGGCGTTCTCGTCGCGTTCATCGGCGCGACGCCCGCGCTGGTGGTCGACGCCGCGGGGTTCGCGGTCTCGGCGGTGCTCGTCGCCTGTTTCGTGCCGCGTCGCGCCGCGACATCCGCCGCCGCGATCGGCGACGGCGATCGGGCGAAGGGCGGCTTCATCGCCGGCATCCGTTTCATTGCCGCGTCGCCGCTGCTCCGCGTCATCGTGCTGCTCGTCACGCTCACGAACGCGATCGACGTGGCCGGAATGACCGTGCTCAAACCCGTCTATGCGACCGAGGTGCTGGGGGAGCCCGCAACGCTCGGCTTCATGCTCGGATGCTTCGCGGCCGGCGCCCTGAGCGGGTCGGCACTGTTCGGGGCGTTCGGGCATCGCTTCTCGGGGCGGCTGATGTTCGCGAGCTGTTTCGTGCTCGGCGGTGTGCCGCCGTATCTCACGATGGCCATCGGTGCTCCGTTGCCGGTGCTGCTGACCGTGCTCGCGCTGTCGGGGCTCGCAGCGGGCGCGATCAACCCGATGATCTCCACGGCCATGTACGGCCAGGTGCCAGACGGCATGCGGGCGCGCGTGTTCGGTGCGATGACGGCCGGCGTCGCGGCATCCATGCCCCTCGGCGCTCTGCTCGGCGGGCTGGCGGTCGAGCAGTTCGGCCTCGTGCCGACGCTCGCCGTGTGCGCCGGGATCTACCTCGCGCTCGCGTCGAGCCCGCTGTACCTCGGCTCGTTCGCTGGGCTCGCGGCCGCGCGCCGCGAGAGCGCCGACCCCCGAATCGGCGTCGATGCCGACTGA
- a CDS encoding acyl-CoA desaturase yields MSPVILTAGRRREGVDPAQSGFARLSRQIKAEGLLDRFVGFYVRKAVFWAVVFGAAVAASVVIGDSWWQLVVAAALGVILTQFAFLAHEASHRQVFRSGPANDWAGLILANFVVGISYSWWMNKHTRHHGNPNVIGRDPDIAKDTISFLEEDAAGSRGLVRMITRKQGYLFFPLLLLEGINLHVHGIRHVLGSGKVKRRGLEITLIAVRLVGVLALLFWAFPPLLATVFLLVQLGVFGVYMGASFAPNHKGMPLIPRGVRVDFLERQVLTSRNIRGGRFMDSFMGGLNYQIEHHLFPSMARPALARTQQIVRDYCRENDVRYTETGLVESYGIVIAYLNRVGLAARDPFDCPMINSYRRRD; encoded by the coding sequence ATGTCGCCCGTCATTCTCACAGCGGGTCGCCGTCGCGAAGGCGTGGATCCGGCGCAGAGCGGGTTCGCCCGGCTCTCGCGCCAGATCAAGGCCGAGGGGCTGCTCGACCGTTTCGTGGGCTTCTACGTGAGGAAGGCCGTCTTCTGGGCCGTCGTGTTCGGCGCGGCCGTCGCGGCATCCGTCGTCATCGGCGACTCGTGGTGGCAGCTCGTCGTGGCCGCCGCGCTCGGCGTGATCCTCACCCAGTTCGCGTTCCTGGCGCACGAGGCCTCGCACCGGCAGGTCTTCCGGTCGGGACCGGCCAACGACTGGGCTGGTCTCATCCTCGCGAACTTCGTCGTCGGCATCAGCTACAGCTGGTGGATGAACAAGCACACCCGGCACCACGGCAACCCGAACGTCATCGGCCGCGACCCCGACATCGCGAAGGACACGATCTCCTTCCTCGAAGAGGATGCCGCAGGCAGCCGCGGTCTCGTGCGCATGATCACGCGCAAGCAGGGCTACCTGTTCTTCCCGCTGCTGCTGCTCGAGGGCATCAACCTGCACGTGCACGGCATCCGGCATGTGCTCGGCAGCGGCAAGGTCAAGCGACGCGGTCTCGAGATCACGCTCATCGCCGTTCGCCTCGTCGGTGTTCTCGCCCTCCTGTTCTGGGCCTTCCCGCCGCTCCTGGCCACGGTCTTCCTGCTCGTGCAGCTCGGTGTGTTCGGCGTGTACATGGGCGCCTCGTTCGCCCCGAACCACAAGGGAATGCCGCTCATCCCGCGGGGCGTTCGCGTCGACTTCCTCGAGCGTCAGGTGCTGACGAGCCGGAACATCCGAGGGGGCCGGTTCATGGACTCGTTCATGGGCGGCCTGAACTACCAGATCGAGCACCACCTGTTCCCGAGCATGGCGCGGCCGGCGCTGGCTCGCACGCAGCAGATCGTGCGCGACTACTGCCGAGAGAACGACGTGCGCTACACCGAGACCGGACTCGTCGAGTCGTACGGGATCGTCATCGCGTACCTCAACCGGGTCGGGCTCGCCGCCCGCGACCCCTTCGACTGCCCGATGATCAACTCGTACCGTCGCCGCGACTGA
- a CDS encoding TraR/DksA family transcriptional regulator, which translates to MTSTMTPAQLDRFRAILLQERADAEGRFAEFGDVMSEVRAARSGATADDEHDPEGPTMTQEWSQRTAVLADARAELADIDHALARIDDGSYGFCGNCGKRITVPRLEARPTATLCIDCARHAR; encoded by the coding sequence ATGACGTCGACGATGACACCGGCACAGCTCGATCGGTTCCGGGCGATACTTCTGCAGGAGCGTGCTGATGCCGAGGGCAGGTTCGCCGAGTTCGGCGACGTCATGAGCGAGGTGCGTGCCGCCAGATCGGGTGCGACGGCCGACGACGAGCACGACCCGGAAGGGCCGACCATGACGCAGGAGTGGTCGCAGCGCACCGCGGTGCTCGCCGACGCTCGCGCCGAACTCGCCGACATCGACCACGCGCTCGCGCGCATCGACGACGGCAGCTACGGCTTCTGCGGCAACTGCGGCAAGCGCATCACCGTGCCGCGCCTCGAGGCACGCCCGACCGCGACGCTCTGCATCGACTGCGCCAGGCACGCGCGCTGA